The Gordonia mangrovi genome includes the window CGCGAACAGCGGGTCTCGGCGTCCCGGGGCGGTCAAGGTGACGCTCAGCGGTCCGACCGGCTCCCCGTGGGTGCGGTCGATGGTGGCCCCGATCGCCGACCCCAGGGTGCCCACCCCATAGCAGCAGCCGAGGAACGGGAAATCCACGGCGACGATCCTGCCGATCAGTTCCGACAACTCCGCTTCCACCCGACGCTGCGTCGCCTGCTTCGACTCGGCGGGGTCGCTCACATTGTATGGGCCGCCCCCCAGGATGATGCCCGACCAGTCGTCGAGATCGATCGGCCCCAACGGACGGTGGGTGAGGTTGACCGCCCGGAGTTCCTCGTCGGCGAGCCCGCCCAGTCGCAGCACCGACCGATGCTCGTCGACGGCCGCCTCGCGCTCGGCGCGGATGGACAGCAGCAGGAACGGGGATGACTCCGATCGTGTCGGCAACGCCGTCACCGCCGGAATCCGTCGACCATCGCCTCCATCGCGGCTTTCCCGGCTTCGTCGACGGTGAGACTCATGATCGACGACATGACGAGCAGCACGGCAAACTGCCGTGGACTGCGCGGCTTGCCGAACAGGGAGGTCTTCTCCTTGATCTGTAACTCGCGGAATGTCGAGACGGGGTTTCGGGCCGCCTCGTCCTTGCCGTGATGGCGGAACTTCGACACGGTGATCCCGTCGCAGACGATCGACTCGCCATCGACCCCGCGCACCTCGGTCTTCGGTATCTCGGACACACGCGCCTCCCCTCGGCGACATGGTATCCCGAGACGAGCGATTCTCCGGGCGCGGTGTGTGCCGACAGGGTTCGTCAGGCGTTCGCGCCCGCCGCCGAG containing:
- a CDS encoding glutamine amidotransferase, producing MPTRSESSPFLLLSIRAEREAAVDEHRSVLRLGGLADEELRAVNLTHRPLGPIDLDDWSGIILGGGPYNVSDPAESKQATQRRVEAELSELIGRIVAVDFPFLGCCYGVGTLGSAIGATIDRTHGEPVGPLSVTLTAPGRRDPLFAELPRTFDAYGGHKEAATRLPARAVHLASSAACPVQAFRVGTNVYATQFHPELDAESLCTRIDVYRDFGYFDPAEATSLQAAARATDARHPPTVLRRFVERYRRRP